The Pseudomonas triclosanedens genome has a window encoding:
- a CDS encoding glycosyltransferase family 4 protein, producing MEFKRWLTRVARRNYYRGIRFLRNYLTEQQMQHFVLLCDRLKYRWFPELYPSISSAALGALHNPAKVPDWIIDEMRALAHIEPAIYPTPEVLAKFHTWSSPEDTYAAHLYQDMLDDFVTFEPDIIFLAPHMMRGGSDLGTLHHVQLCVARGLRVTVVLTRDVVSPWSHRFPQQVRVVEFGQLSRQASDDDRRLVLLRLLLQSPATTLHLINSHLGWQLFESFGKPLRSSGKRLFASLYCDDLDRYGVRCGYATEFLPKVWKHLDGVISDNTAFIDALRWRDGMPSELMHTVYFPVCIEVRRTSTVGRKVLWASRLVSQKRPSLLLEIARRMPDVQFEVYGESDADDCGVVERLGQLPNVCLHGRYDDFSKIAADDDYALFLYTSAYDGLPNVLLEATASGLPVVAAVVGGIGELIDSSRGFPLEPEAGALAFVEVIRHVLTNPDEASEKVKHAQALLVARHGYQAFLQQMEQLPGYWPCPRRE from the coding sequence ATGGAGTTCAAACGCTGGCTGACCCGGGTTGCGCGCCGTAACTATTACCGAGGTATACGCTTCCTACGGAACTATCTGACTGAGCAACAGATGCAGCACTTTGTGCTGCTCTGTGACCGCTTGAAGTACCGGTGGTTTCCTGAGTTGTATCCGTCGATCTCTTCAGCGGCGCTAGGCGCGCTGCACAATCCGGCGAAGGTGCCGGACTGGATCATCGACGAGATGCGCGCGCTCGCGCACATTGAGCCGGCGATCTATCCCACTCCCGAAGTGCTGGCCAAGTTTCATACCTGGAGTTCTCCAGAGGATACCTACGCTGCACATTTGTACCAGGACATGCTGGACGATTTCGTGACCTTTGAGCCGGACATTATCTTTCTGGCTCCGCATATGATGCGTGGCGGGTCGGACTTGGGAACACTTCATCACGTGCAGCTTTGCGTCGCCAGAGGGCTACGTGTGACGGTGGTTCTGACGCGCGATGTGGTTTCTCCGTGGAGCCATCGATTCCCCCAGCAGGTTCGTGTCGTCGAGTTCGGTCAGCTATCACGACAGGCCAGCGATGATGATCGGCGCTTGGTATTGCTGCGTCTGCTCCTGCAGAGCCCTGCCACAACCCTCCATCTGATCAATTCGCATCTGGGGTGGCAACTGTTCGAAAGTTTCGGCAAGCCTCTGCGTAGTAGCGGAAAGCGTCTGTTCGCAAGCCTCTATTGTGATGATCTGGACCGTTATGGTGTGCGTTGCGGATATGCCACCGAGTTCCTGCCAAAGGTGTGGAAGCATCTCGATGGGGTGATTTCCGACAATACTGCCTTTATCGATGCCTTGCGCTGGCGTGATGGAATGCCTTCTGAGCTGATGCACACCGTCTACTTCCCGGTATGCATTGAGGTAAGGCGTACATCAACGGTTGGCCGCAAGGTTCTATGGGCCAGCAGACTTGTATCTCAGAAGCGACCAAGCTTGTTGCTGGAGATTGCCAGGCGTATGCCTGACGTTCAGTTCGAAGTCTATGGCGAGTCGGATGCTGATGATTGCGGGGTAGTGGAGCGCTTGGGGCAGTTGCCCAACGTCTGCCTGCATGGACGATACGACGATTTTTCCAAGATAGCGGCGGACGATGACTATGCGCTGTTTCTTTATACATCGGCCTATGACGGGTTGCCGAATGTACTGCTGGAAGCGACCGCATCAGGCTTGCCTGTAGTTGCTGCTGTAGTGGGAGGGATCGGCGAGCTGATCGATAGTTCACGTGGTTTCCCTCTTGAGCCAGAGGCGGGAGCATTGGCATTCGTCGAGGTCATTCGCCATGTATTGACGAATCCCGACGAGGCGTCCGAAAAAGTGAAACATGCGCAGGCATTACTGGTTGCAAGGCATGGATACCAGGCTTTCCTGCAGCAGATGGAACAACTGCCGGGATACTGGCCATGTCCTCGACGGGAATGA
- a CDS encoding ABC transporter ATP-binding protein, producing the protein MLDSSGVAVRAVRVGKCFQVFDSPGRRFLYSLFAGKINLQREFWAVRDVSFDIYRGEVVGVIGRNGSGKSTLLQMIAGTLSPNFGWVGRSGRVAALLELGAGFDVEETGRRNIEFTAKLLGLSSSDVKSRVESIIDFSGIEDFIDRPVKTYSSGMIVRLAFAVAAHVDADIVVVDEALAVGDAEFQFKCLSRLDQLLSRGVTVILVSHDLQLVKSYCQRVLYLRSGRLVFDGDCESGCEEYQRDSASKLFFSSVGAPSGTARESQDLSGEAGQIISAVLAGDGGGRGFFVSGEYVHVDVVAQISKSVLRPRVTLVVRDIRGYNLYAINNSQLGCDLVVGCNGFFQVRFGFIADLQDGTYAVTVRLDDAVSEGAFCSIDKKVGALTFRVESPQKKFDAVVNLHGTIEVLSFS; encoded by the coding sequence ATGCTTGATAGTTCTGGTGTTGCTGTTCGTGCTGTTCGGGTTGGAAAGTGCTTTCAGGTATTCGATAGCCCTGGTAGACGTTTTCTGTATTCACTGTTTGCAGGAAAAATAAACCTCCAAAGAGAATTCTGGGCAGTTCGCGATGTTAGTTTTGATATATATCGCGGAGAGGTCGTGGGGGTGATTGGGCGGAATGGTAGTGGTAAGTCAACATTACTGCAGATGATTGCTGGAACTCTATCTCCAAATTTCGGCTGGGTTGGTCGGAGTGGACGAGTAGCTGCGCTTTTAGAGTTGGGCGCTGGTTTTGATGTCGAAGAGACGGGAAGAAGAAATATAGAGTTTACCGCCAAGTTGCTTGGGTTGAGTTCGTCTGATGTCAAGAGTCGTGTTGAGTCGATAATAGATTTTTCTGGAATCGAAGATTTTATTGATAGGCCTGTTAAGACATATTCTAGCGGAATGATTGTGCGCTTGGCGTTTGCAGTTGCCGCTCATGTCGATGCGGACATTGTTGTTGTGGACGAGGCGTTGGCAGTTGGAGATGCAGAGTTTCAGTTCAAATGTTTGAGTAGGTTGGATCAGTTGTTGAGTCGTGGCGTCACGGTGATTTTGGTTTCCCATGATTTGCAGTTGGTGAAATCCTATTGTCAAAGAGTTCTGTATTTACGGTCTGGACGTCTTGTGTTCGATGGAGACTGTGAGTCAGGTTGTGAGGAGTATCAAAGAGATAGTGCTTCGAAGTTGTTTTTCTCCTCAGTTGGTGCCCCCTCTGGAACTGCAAGGGAGTCACAAGATTTATCAGGTGAAGCGGGGCAGATAATTAGTGCTGTGTTAGCAGGTGATGGAGGGGGTAGAGGATTTTTTGTCTCTGGTGAGTATGTGCATGTTGATGTGGTTGCACAAATATCCAAGTCGGTTCTTCGGCCTAGAGTTACTTTGGTTGTCAGGGATATTAGGGGCTACAATCTATATGCCATAAATAATTCGCAGTTGGGCTGCGACTTGGTAGTGGGTTGTAATGGTTTTTTTCAGGTTCGCTTTGGTTTTATTGCTGACCTTCAGGACGGTACCTATGCAGTTACAGTTCGGCTTGATGATGCTGTATCTGAAGGCGCTTTTTGTTCGATTGACAAGAAAGTTGGTGCTTTGACTTTTCGTGTTGAAAGCCCACAGAAGAAATTCGATGCTGTAGTCAATCTGCATGGAACAATTGAGGTTCTGTCTTTTTCATGA
- a CDS encoding sulfotransferase: MNSSSIFASEAAGDLPEIIFVVHGGDLEAKAALLAATLRARLGFGFPIVAAVAVPSMVWGELSPSSLRLFSRLQVTLRLICNVFGASYPIGNKFSALSLGRDDRASLFLDSDMYCMSCPDFSEFHSYSAAFKPADMALVPTSTGFWKHLYSLWGMDVPLLRVIASVSGELMPPYFNAGFMWLRNAADFSTQWLEIAQRIAVEPEVEYRWPWLDQLSLPIAAAYMRLSVKVLCERYNYPLHLKPLPADRTPYFCHYHDPSVLSREPSILRDLYMLQMRWPELGEVLSKFANWKPVLDDMRVLMRCHGEYAGENLIITGPPRSGTSFLCRVLSERLQTVIINEPAEIFQALSDAYSPWGLPHLYANLRREVTAGRPVMNKHVDGRLVSDTAREPNIAAPYIAPIRGPGFTLGTKNTLAYLSRLPSLLRVMPDARVVALVRHPYDSLASWEATFDHLRLADVEAQPFGGLDDPSMTGCQKAALREIAATECLPVRRALWWRFLVTQLLDAGNRVRWLRYEDFMRAPHAMAELLMTDAPLPELRPLRCAGRMDAPQRELVAGVLCEMAERLQYVL; the protein is encoded by the coding sequence ATGAATTCCTCCTCTATATTCGCAAGTGAAGCTGCTGGTGATCTCCCAGAGATCATCTTTGTTGTGCATGGCGGAGACTTGGAGGCTAAGGCTGCGCTTCTTGCAGCCACGCTGAGGGCTCGCCTTGGCTTTGGCTTTCCTATCGTGGCGGCTGTTGCAGTTCCGAGTATGGTTTGGGGTGAACTAAGTCCTTCTTCTTTACGGCTTTTTAGTCGCTTGCAGGTGACACTTAGGCTTATATGTAATGTCTTTGGGGCGAGCTATCCAATAGGGAACAAGTTTTCTGCATTGTCATTAGGCCGAGACGACAGGGCGTCGCTGTTTCTGGACAGCGATATGTATTGCATGAGTTGTCCGGATTTTTCTGAGTTTCACTCATACAGTGCGGCCTTTAAGCCTGCTGATATGGCTTTGGTGCCTACTTCGACAGGATTCTGGAAGCACCTTTACTCCCTTTGGGGGATGGACGTCCCTCTGTTGCGAGTAATTGCCAGCGTTTCTGGGGAGTTAATGCCTCCTTACTTCAATGCTGGATTCATGTGGCTTCGAAATGCTGCCGATTTCTCGACGCAGTGGCTTGAGATAGCGCAACGAATTGCTGTCGAGCCCGAGGTCGAGTATCGATGGCCCTGGCTGGATCAATTGTCATTGCCTATTGCCGCTGCATACATGAGGCTTTCTGTAAAGGTACTCTGCGAGCGCTACAACTACCCGTTGCATCTGAAGCCACTACCTGCTGATCGAACTCCGTACTTCTGCCATTACCATGACCCGTCCGTGCTTTCGCGGGAGCCATCGATTCTCCGTGATCTTTACATGCTACAGATGCGCTGGCCGGAGCTTGGTGAGGTGCTATCGAAGTTTGCCAACTGGAAGCCGGTTCTGGATGACATGCGTGTGCTGATGCGTTGTCATGGAGAATATGCCGGAGAGAATCTGATAATTACCGGCCCCCCGCGGAGCGGTACCAGTTTTCTGTGCCGTGTGCTTTCGGAGCGACTCCAGACAGTCATTATCAATGAGCCGGCGGAGATTTTTCAGGCTCTCTCCGATGCTTATTCTCCCTGGGGGCTTCCACACCTATATGCGAATTTGCGTCGTGAGGTAACTGCTGGGCGCCCGGTGATGAATAAACATGTTGATGGACGCTTGGTGAGTGACACCGCGCGTGAGCCGAATATTGCGGCTCCATACATTGCTCCTATCCGTGGTCCAGGTTTTACGCTTGGAACCAAAAACACGCTGGCGTATCTCTCTCGGCTGCCGTCGCTGCTCCGCGTCATGCCTGATGCTCGTGTTGTAGCTCTTGTACGTCACCCATACGACAGTCTTGCATCCTGGGAGGCTACGTTCGACCACTTGCGTCTAGCCGATGTGGAGGCGCAGCCATTTGGTGGGCTGGACGATCCGAGCATGACCGGTTGTCAAAAAGCAGCATTGCGAGAGATCGCAGCGACAGAGTGCCTGCCTGTTCGCCGGGCGTTGTGGTGGCGGTTTCTGGTGACACAACTGCTTGATGCCGGCAACCGAGTGCGATGGCTCCGATATGAGGACTTCATGCGTGCCCCTCACGCGATGGCCGAACTCCTTATGACTGATGCTCCCTTACCGGAGTTACGACCGTTGCGCTGCGCGGGGCGAATGGATGCGCCTCAGCGGGAGCTTGTCGCCGGTGTGCTTTGTGAAATGGCAGAGCGGCTGCAATATGTCCTATGA
- a CDS encoding glycosyltransferase family 2 protein, translating into MGRDIVSIVMTFHAEAHLAHWSLLGFERLRRVSEAAGINMQLVAVLDSADIDTGRIVRSHPVLRRSDVCLATRHSDPAIARNSGIDAASGSYLGILDGDDYCSANWVVESLGMLRRYPQVVVHTDYLVVFGSAWGMGRLSDQLIGEGQLESCFKHHLWVSTVIAPREVFLACPYRGSQMATSGFGYEDWDWSLAVLAQGIRHTTAPGTALFYRQKVTQSRQRDATAQQVVLQPGPFFSSKLWRH; encoded by the coding sequence ATGGGACGTGACATCGTATCCATAGTGATGACCTTCCATGCGGAGGCCCATCTGGCGCATTGGTCGTTGCTGGGCTTCGAAAGATTGCGTCGTGTCTCTGAGGCCGCTGGCATCAACATGCAACTGGTAGCGGTGCTGGATAGCGCTGATATCGATACAGGTCGCATCGTCCGTAGTCACCCGGTGTTGCGCCGATCCGATGTCTGCCTGGCCACTCGGCATAGCGATCCGGCTATCGCTCGCAACTCCGGTATCGACGCCGCCTCAGGATCTTATCTGGGCATTCTTGATGGAGATGACTACTGCAGTGCCAATTGGGTCGTCGAGTCTCTCGGTATGTTGAGAAGATATCCACAGGTCGTGGTGCATACGGACTATCTCGTCGTGTTCGGCTCCGCTTGGGGAATGGGAAGGCTCAGCGATCAACTGATAGGGGAAGGCCAACTCGAGAGCTGCTTCAAGCATCACTTGTGGGTGTCTACAGTGATTGCTCCCCGTGAGGTCTTCCTGGCGTGTCCGTATCGCGGCTCACAGATGGCCACGAGTGGTTTCGGTTACGAAGACTGGGACTGGAGCTTGGCGGTGCTAGCGCAGGGGATACGGCATACCACTGCCCCGGGAACGGCACTGTTCTATCGACAGAAGGTCACCCAATCAAGGCAGAGAGATGCCACTGCTCAGCAGGTGGTGTTGCAGCCCGGGCCTTTTTTCTCGTCGAAGCTCTGGAGGCACTGA
- a CDS encoding glycosyltransferase family 2 protein, whose product MTDISMIMNFHAEGVLAQWSLLAFQRMRAVAYLQGIVVQLVAVLDCADTDTRKIVTGHVALEACDQAIEVSHADLGLSRNAGIPHARGRYVAYLDGDDYCSANWLTRALAVARACGDRVVIHPEYIVSHGAIQSVGRVIDQVADDSFELANCFKSHHWGSAVFARRSIFEEIPYQATRVRQTGFGYEDWHWGLEVIASGRLHTVASRTAFFYRRKHDSMLVDMNDRQAVVRPSRFFDHHYGVRG is encoded by the coding sequence ATGACTGACATCAGCATGATCATGAATTTCCATGCAGAAGGAGTTCTTGCTCAGTGGAGTCTTCTGGCGTTCCAGCGTATGCGCGCAGTTGCTTATCTTCAGGGAATCGTTGTGCAGTTGGTGGCGGTTCTCGACTGCGCGGATACGGATACTCGGAAGATTGTCACCGGGCACGTCGCACTTGAGGCTTGTGACCAAGCGATCGAGGTATCGCATGCAGATCTAGGTCTTTCGCGAAATGCAGGGATCCCCCATGCGAGAGGCCGCTACGTAGCGTATTTGGATGGAGATGATTATTGCAGTGCCAACTGGCTGACACGGGCGCTGGCTGTGGCTCGCGCTTGCGGCGATCGTGTAGTGATTCACCCCGAATATATCGTTTCTCATGGTGCGATCCAGTCGGTTGGGCGTGTAATCGATCAGGTCGCTGATGACTCATTCGAACTTGCGAACTGCTTCAAGTCCCATCACTGGGGTTCGGCTGTGTTCGCGCGCAGATCCATCTTCGAGGAAATTCCGTACCAAGCGACGCGGGTGCGACAAACGGGCTTTGGCTATGAGGATTGGCATTGGGGGTTGGAGGTCATCGCGTCGGGGCGACTGCATACGGTTGCTAGCAGGACCGCCTTTTTTTATCGGCGCAAGCACGACTCGATGCTGGTTGATATGAATGATCGACAGGCAGTCGTACGTCCAAGCCGCTTTTTCGATCATCACTATGGAGTGAGGGGCTGA
- a CDS encoding glycosyltransferase family 2 protein, translated as MSSTGMNGLRMARTSDGWRFFSIGRFVGVLARILRRYWLGAPMIVKQSSMDVCDGMLWTRQRPLLSVVIPCFDDGEFVIDALRSLARQTFQDFEVCIVDDGSSDLRTIRALNRLAKWVGIPLLRQVNAGPGGARNAGIARSRGRYICCLDADDYLAPDYFEKCLLLLEADSGVGLAYSWLQLFGDEQRLCRTENLDIELLRFVNHLGGAAIFRRDDWLAVGGYAERKDCLYEDWDFWIRLATRGIRGRVIPEPLHFYRRHGITRLRQANQRAWEMHSQLRRHHPVFFSDRAWRRELRRRQVSRPVVSPLLNLSRPTQYGSPESGVYLLHLHAGETTPSRDAIESLPSGVSLQVVVEHTARLPAWLVQRADLIYRLPWLLDRRHWSAFVENFWMTRRVVCALRPEGVSNV; from the coding sequence ATGTCCTCGACGGGAATGAATGGATTGCGAATGGCGAGAACAAGCGATGGATGGCGATTTTTCTCTATCGGTCGCTTTGTGGGAGTACTGGCTCGGATACTGCGGCGGTATTGGCTGGGGGCGCCAATGATAGTTAAGCAGTCCAGTATGGATGTATGTGATGGCATGCTCTGGACGAGACAGCGCCCATTACTGAGTGTGGTGATACCGTGCTTCGATGACGGGGAGTTTGTAATCGATGCACTGCGTAGTCTTGCGCGTCAGACCTTTCAGGATTTCGAAGTTTGTATTGTCGACGATGGGTCGAGTGATCTCCGAACGATTCGTGCGCTGAATCGATTGGCAAAGTGGGTGGGGATTCCGCTGCTAAGACAGGTTAATGCGGGACCGGGTGGCGCTCGTAACGCAGGCATCGCTCGCTCGAGGGGGCGCTACATCTGTTGCCTGGATGCTGACGACTATCTTGCTCCCGATTACTTCGAGAAGTGCCTGCTCCTGCTTGAGGCCGACAGCGGGGTTGGGCTGGCATACAGTTGGTTGCAGCTCTTTGGTGATGAGCAGAGGTTGTGCAGGACCGAGAACCTCGACATCGAATTGCTGCGTTTCGTGAATCACTTGGGCGGAGCAGCGATATTCCGAAGAGACGATTGGCTTGCGGTAGGTGGGTACGCGGAGCGAAAGGACTGTCTCTACGAGGACTGGGATTTCTGGATTCGCCTGGCTACTCGAGGTATTCGGGGGCGTGTGATTCCCGAGCCGCTGCATTTTTATCGCCGGCACGGTATTACGCGCTTGCGCCAGGCGAATCAGCGAGCTTGGGAGATGCACAGCCAGTTGCGGCGACATCACCCCGTATTCTTCAGTGACCGGGCCTGGCGCCGCGAGTTGCGGAGACGGCAAGTATCGCGCCCAGTGGTTAGCCCGTTGCTCAACCTGTCCCGTCCGACCCAGTACGGATCTCCTGAATCCGGTGTCTATCTGCTGCATCTGCATGCCGGTGAGACGACGCCGTCCCGTGACGCTATTGAGTCATTGCCGTCGGGTGTGTCGCTGCAGGTGGTCGTGGAACACACTGCTAGGTTGCCGGCTTGGCTCGTGCAGCGCGCTGACCTGATCTATCGACTCCCGTGGTTGCTTGATCGCCGCCACTGGTCGGCTTTCGTCGAAAACTTTTGGATGACTCGGCGGGTGGTTTGTGCGTTGAGGCCGGAGGGGGTCTCGAATGTCTGA